One region of Natronorubrum aibiense genomic DNA includes:
- a CDS encoding GNAT family N-acetyltransferase — MTQAVRQATVDDIWAVHATARQSWHAAYDDLLGADRVDDIVDEWYAIGDLESSISDASGRADAVFLVAEGSDAATGDGFASDCRGFVQVVPWPEDVAVGYLTRLYVRPDVWGEGVGTALLEALEASLGDTFDRLRLAVLADNERGISFSEAAGFEHVATRETDLADGLEESVYEKSV, encoded by the coding sequence GTGACCCAAGCGGTCCGACAGGCGACCGTCGACGATATCTGGGCCGTCCACGCGACAGCGCGCCAGAGTTGGCACGCCGCGTACGACGATCTCCTCGGTGCCGACCGCGTCGACGATATCGTCGACGAGTGGTACGCGATCGGCGACCTCGAGTCGTCGATCAGCGACGCGAGTGGCCGCGCTGACGCTGTCTTTCTGGTCGCCGAGGGTAGCGACGCCGCCACCGGCGACGGGTTCGCGAGCGACTGTCGCGGCTTCGTACAGGTCGTCCCGTGGCCCGAGGACGTCGCTGTGGGATATCTGACTCGACTCTACGTCCGACCGGACGTGTGGGGTGAGGGTGTCGGGACCGCACTACTTGAGGCGCTCGAGGCGAGTCTCGGCGACACGTTCGATCGGCTGCGCCTGGCCGTCCTCGCCGACAACGAGCGCGGGATTTCGTTTTCCGAAGCTGCCGGATTCGAACACGTCGCGACGCGGGAGACGGATCTGGCCGACGGCCTCGAGGAATCCGTCTACGAGAAATCGGTTTAG
- a CDS encoding Hsp20/alpha crystallin family protein: MRSFDEMNRMFREMDRAFDQLRSAWLSEFDTPGFGPALERGSEHEMMPSMVGDDTAATLEDEGDRYVYVMDLPGFEKSDIELTFDDGVLSIRAQTDVEEGSDAYRSVRSRRVGRQVPIPKAIVTDEITASYHNGVLEVHLPIVDDDRDDDGHHIEIE, from the coding sequence ATGAGATCCTTCGATGAGATGAATCGCATGTTCCGCGAGATGGACCGCGCCTTCGACCAGCTCCGATCGGCCTGGCTGTCCGAGTTCGACACGCCGGGTTTCGGCCCCGCCCTCGAGCGCGGGAGTGAACACGAGATGATGCCGTCGATGGTCGGTGACGACACGGCTGCGACCCTCGAGGACGAGGGCGATCGCTACGTCTACGTGATGGACCTGCCGGGGTTCGAAAAGTCGGACATCGAACTCACGTTCGACGACGGGGTGCTGTCGATCCGAGCCCAGACCGACGTCGAGGAAGGCTCCGACGCCTACCGATCCGTCCGCTCGCGTCGGGTCGGACGCCAGGTCCCCATCCCGAAAGCGATCGTCACCGACGAGATCACCGCCAGCTATCACAACGGCGTCCTCGAGGTGCACCTGCCGATCGTCGACGACGACCGCGACGACGACGGCCATCACATCGAGATCGAGTGA
- a CDS encoding helix-turn-helix domain-containing protein: protein MHSADLTLRLPQSMQLPTPDADAVYREELLSWDIDTGSETLRFLSRFVGDPEAARDAAADLEIVHRYELTPVGEGTYYGYAVLNLRTVDATLMGIFDELGLVIVPPIVYTGRQTAQLSILGEPDALAGVLERVPDDVGVEVERVSEHRQRTETLAGRVTGRQFEALETARDLGYYDVPRTASLARVADDLGCSESAASTLLRTAESALVDAALGR from the coding sequence ATGCACTCGGCGGATCTCACCCTGCGACTCCCGCAGTCGATGCAACTCCCGACGCCCGATGCAGACGCCGTCTACCGAGAGGAGCTGCTGTCTTGGGACATCGACACCGGTAGCGAAACACTGCGGTTTCTCTCGCGATTCGTCGGTGATCCCGAAGCGGCCCGCGACGCAGCCGCCGACCTCGAGATCGTCCACCGGTACGAACTCACGCCCGTCGGCGAAGGGACGTACTACGGCTACGCGGTGTTGAATCTCCGTACCGTCGACGCGACGCTGATGGGAATCTTCGACGAACTCGGGCTCGTGATCGTCCCGCCGATCGTCTACACCGGCCGGCAAACGGCACAGCTCAGCATCCTCGGCGAACCGGACGCGTTAGCGGGCGTCCTCGAGCGCGTTCCCGACGACGTCGGCGTCGAGGTCGAGCGTGTCAGTGAGCACCGACAGCGAACCGAAACGCTCGCCGGGAGGGTAACCGGCCGCCAGTTCGAGGCACTCGAGACGGCTCGAGACCTCGGCTACTACGACGTCCCGCGGACGGCATCGCTGGCGAGGGTCGCCGACGACCTCGGCTGTTCGGAGAGCGCGGCGTCGACGCTGCTTCGCACTGCCGAGTCAGCGCTCGTCGACGCGGCACTCGGACGATGA
- a CDS encoding lipoyl domain-containing protein — MSADESRVALDSADFWPADADENEGLVLEWFVSEGSQVAEGDHLCTFQVEKIDVEVAAPTSGTVDEIVLEKDAELERGEALAYLTPASDAGN; from the coding sequence ATGAGTGCCGACGAATCGCGCGTGGCGCTCGATTCGGCCGACTTCTGGCCGGCCGACGCGGACGAAAACGAGGGACTCGTCCTCGAGTGGTTCGTCAGCGAGGGCAGTCAGGTCGCCGAGGGCGACCACCTGTGTACGTTTCAGGTCGAGAAGATCGACGTCGAGGTCGCCGCCCCGACGAGCGGGACCGTCGACGAGATCGTCCTCGAGAAAGACGCGGAACTCGAGCGCGGCGAGGCGCTTGCATACCTCACGCCGGCGTCGGATGCCGGGAACTGA
- a CDS encoding PGF-CTERM sorting domain-containing protein, with amino-acid sequence MTRTVAVVLAVLVTTATLPVAAVGGVVGTSQTVESDAMTNGQADAYAGTHVAFDTASNAIVDYRVGGQSVFENVTVESQRDHHSQTGIGADVGLSAVTNLSGIGLEIAAQTETRAEIATEGSASLAAHDTERGILTVDAGEEAQYVQLNLSEDSTAEVSDEGDRVTVDSGDRTGVLLVAGDGEVAVTDNGDVTADLERESTLVFRSYADDEHDDDAVEQERLIADGTATAEVYAAEADGDRVADVATYGQDIAVEAQRNGEDRLEMVVKRAQHEGTIVIVSVSEAALEAADSADDLAVTVDGEAAVEADSYSDLEGGIGEEPRYMVTHSSEASAAADVLVAVDHFSEREVAIQGDTEDDADGSESDSVPGFGVAAAISALLAVVGARIR; translated from the coding sequence ATGACCCGAACTGTAGCCGTTGTGCTCGCAGTGCTCGTCACGACGGCGACCTTGCCAGTCGCCGCCGTTGGCGGTGTCGTGGGCACGTCACAGACCGTCGAATCGGATGCGATGACGAACGGACAGGCCGACGCCTACGCCGGCACCCACGTCGCGTTCGACACCGCGAGTAATGCCATCGTCGACTACCGGGTCGGCGGCCAGTCGGTGTTCGAGAACGTGACCGTCGAGTCCCAACGCGACCATCACAGCCAGACTGGGATCGGCGCTGACGTCGGTCTCTCGGCCGTGACGAATCTCTCCGGAATCGGCCTCGAGATCGCAGCCCAGACCGAGACCCGGGCCGAGATCGCCACCGAGGGATCGGCCTCGCTGGCGGCACACGACACCGAACGCGGCATCCTGACCGTCGACGCTGGCGAGGAAGCCCAGTACGTCCAGCTGAATCTCTCCGAGGACAGCACCGCCGAGGTCAGCGACGAGGGCGACCGCGTCACCGTCGACAGCGGTGACCGAACCGGCGTCCTCCTCGTGGCCGGCGACGGCGAGGTCGCCGTTACCGATAACGGCGACGTGACGGCCGACCTCGAGCGCGAGTCGACGCTCGTCTTTCGCTCCTATGCCGACGACGAGCACGACGACGACGCTGTCGAACAGGAACGACTGATCGCCGACGGAACGGCAACCGCTGAAGTCTACGCCGCCGAGGCCGACGGCGACCGCGTCGCCGATGTCGCCACCTACGGTCAGGACATCGCCGTCGAGGCACAGCGCAACGGCGAAGATCGCCTCGAGATGGTCGTCAAGCGCGCCCAGCACGAGGGGACGATCGTCATCGTCTCCGTCTCCGAGGCCGCGCTCGAGGCCGCCGACAGCGCCGACGACCTCGCGGTGACCGTCGACGGCGAGGCTGCCGTCGAAGCCGATTCGTACAGCGACCTCGAGGGCGGGATCGGCGAGGAGCCGCGATACATGGTGACCCACTCGAGCGAGGCGTCGGCGGCCGCTGACGTGCTCGTCGCAGTCGATCACTTCTCGGAGCGCGAGGTTGCGATTCAGGGCGACACCGAAGACGACGCTGACGGGAGCGAGAGTGACAGCGTGCCCGGGTTCGGCGTTGCCGCCGCGATCAGCGCGCTGCTCGCCGTCGTCGGCGCACGCATCCGGTAG